Genomic window (SAR116 cluster alpha proteobacterium HIMB100):
TTGTCTTTAATCTTCTGCCAGATGATCCGGGTCATCTCATCGCCGTCCATCTCAACAATAGGATTTTTTACCTTGATTTTGCTCATGTCTTTTCCCCGTTTAATCTCACAATTATCCCGCAACAAATAAATGACAGGCCTGCCGGACGGAACTGCCGGTCTGGTCTGTCAAACTCTTCTGCCACACCATCATTATTGGTCTGGCCAGTGAGGGATGTTTACTGCGAAATCAGCGGACGCGCAAGCCTTTGCGCTGCTGGTGGCTGTATCAGCCTGTTGCGCGCTTCTGGCCGTCAATCAGGTCAATCAACTGATCAGGAGTCGCCCCGATATAGAGCTCAAACACACCTTTGGAATGGATGAAGCCTGTTTTGTTTGCATGTTCAAGCATATCCAGCAAGGCTTGCCAGTAGCCGTCTGTGTTCAAAACGAAAACAGGTGCATTCAACAGGCCCAGCTGATTCCAGGTCATGACCTCCATCCATTCATCCATGGTCCCCAGACCGCCGGGCAGAACGATAAAGCCATCTGCTTGTCCATACATTTTAGCTTTTCGTTCATGCATATTCTCAACAACCTCCAGCTCCTGCACTTTGTGGTTGCCGACTTCCAGGCTTTCCAGGAAATGGGGAATGATGCCGTGAACATGACCGCCAGCGTCCAATGCGCCGCCAGATACCGCACCCATCAGCCCGGTGCGTCCGCCGCCATAGGTCAGCTTATGGCCCCTTGCGGCCAGCATCCGCCCGATGGTCTCAGCATCTGCCACGAACTGATCTGAAGTGCCTTTTGCTGCACCACCAAATACACAGAAATTTGCCATGTCTGTCCCCTTAAGCTGAACCTAACATAATCTTTTGGACAGACCTTGTACCTTCACAACTCTGCCTCATTCTAGGGTAA
Coding sequences:
- a CDS encoding conserved hypothetical protein, DprA/Smf-related, family 2 (PFAM: Possible lysine decarboxylase~TIGRFAM: TIGR00725 family protein; TIGR00730 family protein), with amino-acid sequence MANFCVFGGAAKGTSDQFVADAETIGRMLAARGHKLTYGGGRTGLMGAVSGGALDAGGHVHGIIPHFLESLEVGNHKVQELEVVENMHERKAKMYGQADGFIVLPGGLGTMDEWMEVMTWNQLGLLNAPVFVLNTDGYWQALLDMLEHANKTGFIHSKGVFELYIGATPDQLIDLIDGQKRATG